ATGTATTGAAtccttcaaaaataatatatttttggaaGATCTAACATGAATATAACTGTACGTAATTTTGCAGAGTCCGAGAAAAGCAGCTTATTTCATATTcgagggtgtgtttggtatgcaGAGAAATACAAGTGAAAGAATGTGTTTTTCCCTAATTTTCATGAGAATATATAAACTGTCTCACAAACCAACAccctttaaaaatttaaaaagaattttaatttgTACATCTAATTGTCAATTTTGAGCAATGAAAAGTGAAAACattgtttttttatttctatttcatcttcaaaatctatttttttttgttttaacttaaGATCTGTTTGGCCATAGATATTGCAGGAAGTTTTAAGGGAAAAACTTGGCAAATAGTGTTTCATCATataatttgtttattatttgGTAAAATTATAGTATTTTGGAGAAATTCTATTATTTGGGAACatttaaaaattatctcaaactttgtattttataaaaacacccatcatttatagtttttggACTAAATGTCAGTCTTAGTTCATGGTAAAAAATTAAtatggttatatatatattttatatagtttttaCCGAGCTTGCTCTCCGAAGTCACTTTCAATTACAAGCAGCAATAGTAGTTTGTCGTGTACAAATCaatgatatttttcttttgttttcttcctctaatcatatttctttaaaaagtaatatattttCCCCCATTGAATACCCTTTTTCTCTGTTCCAGGTACAAGTCAAGttgaatttacaaaaaaaaaaatcagtgtTAGAAGTATTCAAATCCATAAATTTACTAGGAAAATATTTGAGAATCTATGGCCAAACTATAACCTAATTTTCAGAGACAGATTTAgtaataattaagttaattattaGAAAATGACTTACTATCGTACCAAACACACTGATGAtcaattattttcctttttttaaaaaaggtttGGGCCAGGAGGAATGTACAAAGGATACATTTTTGGAAAGCCAAGCATTATCGTCACAAAGCCTGAAATAATTACGAAAATCTTGATGGATGAAGAAAATCTTGACAGAGGTTTGCCtaattatatgaaaaaattagtGGGATTAACAACAACATTCAAAGAAGACAAGTGTATTCGTCGATTAATAGCTCCAATAAAAGGCCAAAGATTATTATCCAACTTCATCGAATGTATCGATAGAATCGTGAAAACTACATTCGAGAAATATGCTGCTACGGAAGAACCCATTGAGTTCCTTTCTAAGATGAAGAAGCTTACATTTGAGGTGTTTATGAGAATTCTTGTAGGTGGTGAGGTTAATCAAGAATTATTTGATGAAGTATTCAAGGAGTCTACTTTCCTAAATTGTGGTATTATCAGCTTGCCCATTAATATACAAGGATTTGCTTACAATAGAGCAATCCAGGTAAGTTGTGCatgtttttatttacttaattatatatatttaattaagtaataactcaacttGCTCATTAATATCTGAATTGAAacgtatatttatttatcttcaacACGCTCCTCACGTGTTAGATTGCTCCTTTATATATCATGCATgttatatctttatatataaCATCAATTTCTCTGCTTAATTTGAGTTATATTCTTTTATATTATCTTTTAGGCTAGAGGATCACTAGCTAAGATATTTCAACAATTAttggaagaaagaagaaaagccATGGTGATTATTGCAGAGGATTACAAGGCAAATATGCCAAAGTCCAACATAATTGATATGTTACTATTAGACACAAATCAAgatgattatgatgatgatgatggcaAAAGATTAAGTGATGAACAGATCATTAGGATGCTAATTTTATTTGCATTTGCTGGTTATGACCCTGCTGCTCTAATGGCTACAAAGGCaattatatttttggaaaaacatCCTGAGTTCTTGCAAAAGGCAAAAGTGTGTATACTCATTACTCTGATCTGCCTATGTTTTTAGGACTTTTTAAAATATCTTCGACGATTACGTATTAGATCCTTCAAAAGTAGGAGTATCATTTTGAAGGCATAATACACAAACAGACACTCAAAATAGGCCTCAGCTTACAAGTAATTAACATTTCAACTTTGAGTATGCACATCTATACACCTCAACTCCTCTCTACTTTGTCAACTAAAAACTCCAACTTAAATGATTACCTAGACACCTCAAAAATTTATGTGTCATGTCAGTGTTGAGTGTTCACGAGACATAGTAAGGATGAGTTGGATTGTTTAGTTATCGGATGAGACCAGTTGAAACGTCAACACTTTCAAAGTTAAAGTGTTTACTTGGTACATATGGccaaaatttgagtttatgtttATGTATGTTGCCTTTTTTTTGAAGGATCTAATACTAgcgcaataatatttttgaagaatctgAATAACATAGCTCCGTATAATCTATTttatatgatgatatttgacaatttGTTTTTTTCACAGGAGGAACAAGAAGATATAGTTAAGAGCAGACCATCTTCAAATGTTGGCCTTAATTTTGATGAGATTAGACGAATGAAGTATCTTAGTAAGGTTGGATATCCAAATCTTCTTTACTAGAATCGACTCACACATTCAAGGGTAAAATTGGAAAACACACATGGTGTTTCCGCATTAAAAGTGATtactttttaatgattttttaaaggcataatatataaatatgaccCTTTTAACTTGCTTCCGCTGACAACGATGACCTCTAACTTTActagtgcacaagtagacactttaactatctaaaacttgaacaaatagacacattcatCCTACATGACATCTTATATGTCAATTTTATGTCCTACGTGTATTATGTCACGTAGGATACGTATGTCTACTTGttcatttttatataaatttaaacacCTACTTGTGCATATTCAAAATTGGAGGACATAGATGTCAGATGAAACCAAATTAAaaagcatatttatgtattatgccattttttaaatattagcTATGTAAAAAAGAAATGGCTTTAAAAGTGTCTACTCCTTGCAAATTGTACGTAAAACAATTACTCTATtcattttcaatttatatgGCATAATTTAATTAGATACAATTGAACTAAGAGAGTTGAGGGTAATTTCTCCCGATGCTAGCAGGTCGATAGACTTATTTGAATTGAGCTAAAAGGCATCTTTAAAATAGGCTTCAAAAATCTTAGCTAAACCCTATTAAATCACTAGTTGGATTGGGCTAGGTCGACTCAATGAGTCAAACACATATTAACAGTTCTAATTAGTTTAGCAATTGTAAATAATTTCCTAAAGTATTCAGTTTGAGATCttgaaaatacaaatatattaccAACAAGTATAGTAGGTAAAAATAATCTGAtagtttaaaaattatttatttactttttattaCCTTCCAAGCTCAATATCAaattcttttggactaacatgccttcttttaattgtttttttctatttcaataTTGAAAGGTAATTAATGAAACGCTGCGTATTGCTAGCAATCAGACAGTATTCCTTAAAGACACAAATACTCCTTATAACATAAATGGTTAGTACTTATCCTTGACTTCTTCTATCTTGTCACATTTAGTTTTTCGAGAGTTTTAACTATacacatttaaattattatttttttattatactaatataagaaaaattataacTTATAATAAATTAAGAGGATGGCTAATGcactcaaaaaaatatattgaaaaatgGACGCGGAGGATAATCCGTGGCTTAGACAGAGATcacattttatataatttttgagtatctaaattttattttaaatattaaattaattgagCTAATCTAATTTACCTTCAAAGATTATCTTATTAACTcttgaaaaatgaaagaaggCAAGTATTTTGGGGCGAAAAGAATTATATATCCTCTGCAACTTTTACACTTAATTAAATCCAATGACTCATTCATTTATCTCTTGTATGTGCAGGGTACACCATACCCAAAGGGTGGAGGTTTTTCGCAAATTTATGGAATATTCATATGGATCCAAATACTTTTGTGAAACCTCAAGAATTTAATCCTTCAAGATGGGATGTAAGTGGCATGCAATTGTTTTCATGAAATTTTGTTCACTTatgtttttccttttataaTTGAAATACGATTTGAAATTTGATGGATAATTGATTGGTTCGCTCTATATCCTTCTAGATATTTTGGCTGGTAATctctttttgatatatttatttagtaaatgaccttattttttttttcttgcaaCTTATGAGCCATTTTAGACTATCATAATCTAAAGACTATTTAGATAAGACTGAAAATTTTATGAGAAAATACAGATAATgatctaaaattttattgtCACAAGACGATACTTTAATAGTTTATCAATCTCAAGAGctatatttatacaaattttaaaagatggggggggggggggggggggggaatatATGTAGTGTTCTAAAAATGAAACTTCTGCGTAAATCTTCcttataaagtttttttttttgatataatttgacTTAATTCAAACATCATAAGTTGTGATCTTACCACAAAATCAAAGATAATTATACCTCtctctaaatcattcttcataATTATATTTCACTATAAAGACTAGATCTTCTTTAAAACCctatattcataaaatatatgtTCTTTATATCAATATGCTATCGAACAAatgatatcaatatataaatattttgttgtaattattatttatttatatttaatttttttacagGATTTGGAAACTAAGCCAGGCAcctttcttccttttggaatggGCCCCAGAGGGTGTCCAGGATCCAATTTGGCCAGACTTGAAATTTCAGTAATTCTTCACTACTTTCTTCTTTACTACAGGTAATAAGTTATAGTTGCAGTTTAAACTTATTAGTAAATTTTATCTGAAAAAGCTTTTACGTATGTTCTCAATGTTTATCACATAGATAAGTTAATCATTCAGGGtttatttgataattaatttaaaggtGAGTTATGCATATATTAAATTTCGTATAAGTAATATCATATTTAGTAGCTGGTTAGAAGGtaaaattattcatatataaaattaatagcGTTTTGTAGAATTAAATAACCcgcataattaatattttctccGTTTCATTTTATGTGGTATCCTTTGGTGcgatttttaagaaaaaaaaaggaatacttttgaagtttatggtttAAAACAATCCTTAGATATTTATGTGGTTacaaatcatttcattaagagtAAAAGAAAATTTTTTAACGATAAATtgtttataattataataaggTCATATTCTTTTTAGGacggactaaaaagaaaagggtgTCACATTAAAATGGACAGAGGGAGTATATGTTTAAGTTATGAGGGAATCTATATTATATGGATAACTTATTTTTGCATAACTAATActtacataaaataatacaaaaaaattcTCATAACTAATTTTATATTACTAATACTCGCATAATTCTAACTAGATATGATAAATCCTACATAAGTAATAACATGTTTAGTACCATTCTTTtactatttataaaattaatacaatgTTTAAATTTGTAATTTAGAAATGACATACTAATACATCTGTAAATCATGAGAGAATCTATGT
This sequence is a window from Solanum dulcamara chromosome 10, daSolDulc1.2, whole genome shotgun sequence. Protein-coding genes within it:
- the LOC129904975 gene encoding ent-kaurenoic acid oxidase 1-like isoform X3, translating into MEYYHLAFFYTALAIGILTLYGILKRANGWYYAIKFCSKKYNIPPGDMGWPFVGNTLFYFKCSMMGDPGSFLSYFVTRFGPGGMYKGYIFGKPSIIVTKPEIITKILMDEENLDRGLPNYMKKLVGLTTTFKEDKCIRRLIAPIKGQRLLSNFIECIDRIVKTTFEKYAATEEPIEFLSKMKKLTFEVFMRILVGGEVNQELFDEVFKESTFLNCGIISLPINIQGFAYNRAIQEEQEDIVKSRPSSNVGLNFDEIRRMKYLSKVINETLRIASNQTVFLKDTNTPYNINGYTIPKGWRFFANLWNIHMDPNTFVKPQEFNPSRWDDLETKPGTFLPFGMGPRGCPGSNLARLEISVILHYFLLYYRVEQINPEIKTHPPENYLVRFKKLSVCTNCNLF
- the LOC129904975 gene encoding beta-amyrin 11-oxidase-like isoform X1 yields the protein MEYYHLAFFYTALAIGILTLYGILKRANGWYYAIKFCSKKYNIPPGDMGWPFVGNTLFYFKCSMMGDPGSFLSYFVTRFGPGGMYKGYIFGKPSIIVTKPEIITKILMDEENLDRGLPNYMKKLVGLTTTFKEDKCIRRLIAPIKGQRLLSNFIECIDRIVKTTFEKYAATEEPIEFLSKMKKLTFEVFMRILVGGEVNQELFDEVFKESTFLNCGIISLPINIQGFAYNRAIQARGSLAKIFQQLLEERRKAMVIIAEDYKANMPKSNIIDMLLLDTNQDDYDDDDGKRLSDEQIIRMLILFAFAGYDPAALMATKAIIFLEKHPEFLQKAKEEQEDIVKSRPSSNVGLNFDEIRRMKYLSKVINETLRIASNQTVFLKDTNTPYNINGYTIPKGWRFFANLWNIHMDPNTFVKPQEFNPSRWDDLETKPGTFLPFGMGPRGCPGSNLARLEISVILHYFLLYYRVEQINPEIKTHPPENYLVRFKKLSVCTNCNLF
- the LOC129904975 gene encoding beta-amyrin 11-oxidase-like isoform X2, yielding MYKGYIFGKPSIIVTKPEIITKILMDEENLDRGLPNYMKKLVGLTTTFKEDKCIRRLIAPIKGQRLLSNFIECIDRIVKTTFEKYAATEEPIEFLSKMKKLTFEVFMRILVGGEVNQELFDEVFKESTFLNCGIISLPINIQGFAYNRAIQARGSLAKIFQQLLEERRKAMVIIAEDYKANMPKSNIIDMLLLDTNQDDYDDDDGKRLSDEQIIRMLILFAFAGYDPAALMATKAIIFLEKHPEFLQKAKEEQEDIVKSRPSSNVGLNFDEIRRMKYLSKVINETLRIASNQTVFLKDTNTPYNINGYTIPKGWRFFANLWNIHMDPNTFVKPQEFNPSRWDDLETKPGTFLPFGMGPRGCPGSNLARLEISVILHYFLLYYRVEQINPEIKTHPPENYLVRFKKLSVCTNCNLF